One Defluviimonas sp. SAOS-178_SWC DNA window includes the following coding sequences:
- a CDS encoding class I adenylate-forming enzyme family protein: MLSLTDPITVEPCPAPFNLARYVLGAAETRPDHLALQILRPQGAERWSYGRLEATVRGVASGFLSLGLVPGDRILLRLGNGVSFPLAFLGAVTAGLVPVPTAAGLTPSEVAKLCAAIRPKLIVAADGVALPDLPPCPVLPDAEMRTFETLPPADWVMGDPERLGYIVFTSGTSGTPRAVAHAHRAVWARRMMADGWIGIRPDDRLLHAGALNWTYTLGAGLFDPWAAGATAMVAAEGVAPDQLPLLAKRFDATIFAAVPGVYRRILARNETLSLPRLRHGLSAGEKLPFSIREHWRAATGTDLHEAMGMSECSTFLSSSPARPAPDGATGYAQPGRRVAVLSPDGAPVARGEPGILAVHRSDPGLFLGTVEGETIHAPEADWFQTGDMVVMADDGAITSLGRADDMINAGGFRVSPVEIEMAMGTCPGVTASAAVELLVKADASVIALFYVGTAEDAALAAHAETCLARYKQPRLYLRREAIPVTANGKINRRALREEWKASQ, translated from the coding sequence ATGCTTTCGCTCACCGATCCCATAACCGTCGAACCCTGCCCCGCGCCGTTCAACCTTGCCCGCTATGTCCTCGGCGCGGCGGAGACGCGGCCGGATCACCTCGCGCTCCAGATCCTGCGGCCGCAGGGTGCCGAACGCTGGAGTTACGGACGGCTTGAAGCGACCGTGCGCGGCGTGGCGAGCGGGTTCCTCTCCCTCGGCCTCGTGCCCGGCGACCGGATCCTCCTGCGGCTTGGCAACGGCGTGAGCTTTCCGCTCGCCTTTCTCGGCGCGGTCACTGCCGGTCTCGTTCCGGTGCCGACCGCTGCCGGGCTGACGCCGAGCGAGGTCGCGAAGCTTTGCGCGGCGATCCGTCCGAAGCTCATCGTCGCGGCCGACGGGGTCGCCCTGCCCGACCTCCCGCCCTGCCCGGTCCTGCCGGATGCGGAGATGCGGACGTTCGAGACCCTGCCACCCGCCGACTGGGTCATGGGCGACCCCGAGCGGCTCGGCTATATCGTCTTCACCTCGGGCACCTCCGGCACCCCCCGCGCGGTGGCCCACGCCCACCGCGCGGTCTGGGCACGGCGGATGATGGCGGACGGCTGGATCGGCATCCGCCCGGACGACCGCCTGCTTCATGCGGGCGCGCTCAACTGGACGTATACGCTCGGCGCCGGGCTTTTCGATCCCTGGGCCGCTGGCGCGACGGCGATGGTCGCGGCCGAGGGCGTCGCGCCGGATCAGTTGCCGCTGCTGGCCAAGCGCTTCGATGCGACGATTTTTGCCGCCGTTCCCGGAGTTTACCGCCGGATTCTCGCGCGGAATGAGACTCTGTCTCTGCCGCGCTTGCGGCACGGGCTGTCAGCGGGGGAAAAATTACCTTTTTCGATCCGCGAGCATTGGCGCGCCGCCACCGGCACCGATCTGCACGAGGCAATGGGCATGTCGGAATGCTCGACCTTTCTCTCCTCCTCGCCCGCGCGGCCCGCGCCGGACGGGGCTACGGGGTATGCCCAGCCGGGCCGCCGGGTCGCGGTGCTCAGCCCCGACGGGGCGCCAGTCGCGCGGGGCGAGCCCGGCATTCTCGCGGTGCACCGGAGCGATCCGGGCCTCTTTCTCGGGACGGTCGAAGGCGAAACAATCCACGCGCCGGAAGCCGACTGGTTCCAGACCGGCGACATGGTGGTGATGGCCGACGATGGTGCGATCACCAGTCTCGGCCGCGCCGACGACATGATCAACGCCGGCGGCTTCCGCGTCTCGCCGGTGGAGATAGAGATGGCGATGGGCACCTGCCCGGGCGTCACCGCGAGCGCCGCCGTGGAACTGCTGGTCAAGGCCGATGCCAGTGTCATCGCGCTCTTCTACGTCGGAACGGCAGAGGACGCGGCGCTCGCCGCCCATGCCGAAACCTGCCTCGCACGCTACAAGCAACCGCGCCTCTACCTTCGGCGCGAGGCGATCCCGGTGACCGCGAACGGCAAGATCAATCGCCGCGCTTTGCGTGAGGAATGGAAGGCAAGCCAATGA